Genomic DNA from Desulfonema ishimotonii:
ATTCGCCTGATCCGGCGGGAGGGGGTCGGGGTGATCTTCCCACAGGCCCAGTCCTGCTGCGGGCAGCCTGCATACAACTCCGGCTTCCCGGAGGAGGCCAGGGCCGTTGCCCGAAAGCAGCTCAGAACATTTCCCGCAGACTACCCCATTGTGGTTCCGTCCGGTTCCTGCGCCGGCATGATGAAAGTCCACTACCCCCACCTCTTCGAAGGCGACCCCGAATATGACGCGGCCTGCCGTTTTTCCGACCGCGTGTTCGAGCTGACCGAGTTTCTGGTGCATGTGCTGAAGGTGAGGCTGGAGGACAGGGGCGAGCCGGTCACGGTGACGTGGCATTCGTCCTGTCACGCCCTGCGGGAAATGGGCGTGACCGAAGACTCCAAGCGCCTGATCCGCCAGTTGAAAAATGTGACGCTGAAGGAGCTGGAGCGGGAAAACGAGTGCTGCGGGTTCGGCGGCACATTTTCGGTAAAGCAGCCGGAGATCTCGGCCGCCATGGTGGCGGACAAGGTCGCGGACGTTCGCGGGACCGGTGCGTCCCGGCTGATCGGGGGCGACTGCGGCTGCCTCATGAACATTACCGGCGCAATGGGCAAGAAAAGCGTTCCGGTGACGGGCCAGCACATTGCGGAATTTATATGGGAGCGAACCAATGGATAATCACACCGGGTTTGATTTCAGGGGCAATATCAGGGATGCCCTGGGCAACAGCCAGCTTCGGAAAAACCTGAAGTTCGCCATGACCGCGCTGGCGGAAAAACGCCGGGCCATTTTTACGGACAAAGCGCGATTTGAGGAGATGCGCACTACGGTCAACGCCATCCGCAAGCGGTCTCTGAGCAAACTGCCCGAATTGCTGGACCGGCTGGAGAAAAAATGTACGGAAAACGGCATCATTGTACACTGGGCCGAAACCACGGCAGAGGCCAACGACACGGTGCTGTCGATTGTAAAACAGCACGGCGCAACGGCAGTGGTCAAGGGCAAGTCAATGGTCTCCGAGGAGATGCATCTGAATCGCTTCCTGCTCGGAAACCAGGTCGAGCCGATTGAAACCGATCTGGGAGAGTTCATCATCCAGCTTGCGGATGAGACGCCGTCGCACATCATCGTCCCGGCCATTCACAAAAATCGCGGCGAAGTGGGCAAGCTGTTCAGCGAAAAGATTCCGGGTACGCCCTACACCGATGTGCCCGAAGAGCTGACCGAAATCGCGCGGGCCGAGCTTCGGCGAAAATATTACGAAACCCCCGTCGGCATCAGCGGCGTGAACATGGCCGTGGCCGAGACCGGCACGCTCTGTCTGGTGGAAAACGAGGGCAACGGCCGCATGTGTACCACGGCCCCGGATGTCCACATCGCCATCATGGGCCTGGAAAAGGTGGTGGAAAACCTGACCGACGTGCCGCCGATTCTGCGCCTGCTCACGGGGTCGGCCACGGGCCAGCTCATCACCACCTATTTCAACATGATCACCTCGCCGCGAAAAGCGGGGGAGAAGGACGGTCCGAAGGAGGTGCATCTGGTCATTCTGGACAACGGGCGCAGCGACATTCTGGCCGACCCGGAACTGCGTCAGACCCTGCTCTGCATCCGGTGCGGCACCTGCCTGAACCATTGTCCGGTCTATGTGCGCATCGGCGGCCATGCCTATCATTATACGTATCCCGGCCCCATCGGGGAGATCCTGACCCCGCAGATGGAGGGGCTGGAGACCGCCGGAACCCTGACCACGGCGTCGAGCCTGTGCAATGCCTGTTCCGAGGTCTGTCCGGCCATGATCCCCATCCCGGACCTGATCCGGCGGCTGCGCAACGAAAGCTATGACACCGGGGGCAGTGTGAAGGGCCACGGGTACAAGGCCAATCCCCTGGAAAAGGTGATCTGGAAAGGCTGGGAACTGGTCAACCGCCATCCCGGGCTGAACGCCCTGAGTACCAAAATGGCGGGCGTGTTCGGGCCGGTGCTGCCCAAGGCCGGGCCACTGAAGGCGTGGACCCGTGTGCGGAACCGCCCGACATTTGCGAAGAAGAGCCTGCACGAACTGGTGAAAGAGGAGGGAGTAAGTGATGAATAACAACGCCCGTGAACGGATTTTCGCCAGACTGCGCACTGCGGTGGCAAAGGGCGATTTCAATATTCCCGATGCGCCGCCCCTGACGTGGCCGTCCGCGAATGCTGCGGAGAGGGTTGCGTCACTGAAGCAGAAGCTGGAGGCGATGAAAGCCGAGGTGTATGTGACCCCGTCCGGCGAGTGGGTGGAAAAGCTCCGGGCGGTGCTGAAGGGCCGGAACCTGAACCGGATGCTCTTCGCGCCGGATACGGCGGTGGGACAGGCCCTGAAAAGCGGCTGGGGCGATGCGAATGGCGGCCTGCCGGAGCTGTTCACTTTTGACGGCACGGTGGAGGCGTACAGGGAAGAGCTGTTTTTCAAGGTTGACGCGGCAGTGACCACGGCCAAAGCCGGTATTGCCGACACCGGCGCGCTGGTGCTGTGGCCGGACGAAAAGGAGCCGCGCCTCAGCTCCCTGGTTCCGCCGGTGCATATTGCCGTGCTGAGTGCGGCGGATATTTACAGCACCTTCACCGAGGCGGTGGAACAGGGCAAGTGGGCCGACGGAATGCCGACCAACGCCCTGCTGATCTCCGGGCCGTCCAAGACGGCGGATATCGAGCTGGTGCTGGTGTTCGGCGTCCACGGGCCGAGCGATCTGATTGTGATGATTACGGAATAGCGGGCCTGGCGCTTCGCTGTATCGAACCCGGAGTGCGTGAGCGTTGCTTGTGCGCTTCGGGATTTTTTTTGAGCCCGGCAATGAATTGCCGGGCTGGTGTCGTTCGTCCCTTCGGGACTTCGGAATACGGAGATACCTGACGGGTCGGAACCAGGCACGAATTCCGATTCCGGTTTTGTGCAAAGATAATTCTTGCAATCTTCCCGGAAGCTTACCTGTTTTTGAAATCAGGAAAAATCCAGCGGACTCCGTGTTTCCCTGATAGTGCGGCTTTTGATGGCATGGGTGTAGATCATGGTGGTCCTGACATCGCTGTGTCCCAATAATTCCTGAATTGTCCGGATATCGTAATTTGCCTGTAAAAGATGAGTGGCAAAGCTGTGGCGGAAGGTGTGGGTGGTAACCCGTTTGGTAATTCTTGCTTTTCTGACAGCCGCCCTGATGGCTTTCTGAACCTGCGTTTCATGAATATGATACCGTCTCAGTTCCCCGGTTTCCGGTATCTGGGTCAGTTTTTTTGCCGGGAAAAACCATTGCCAGACGATTTCCTTGGCGCTGTTTTTGTATTTTTTTTCTAATGCATCAAAAAGAAAAGTGCCCGCATATCCGAATTTCAGATCTGCTTCGTGAATATTAATTACAAATTCAAGATGTTTTTTTAATTCCGGGATAATTGTATTGGGTAAGGGAACAAATCTGTCTTTTTTGCCTTTGCCGTCGCGGACTGTCAGTATGCCTTCATCAAAATTAAAATTGCCAACACGTAGATTCAGACCTTCAAAGAGCCGGAGTCCGCATCCGTACAGCAGTTTGACTACCAGATCGCAGGGATATTTCAGGTTGGGGATGATCCTGTCTATTTCTTTTCGGGTGAGGACAACCGGCACATAAGGTTTTCGTTTGGCTCTGACCGTGTTGGTCAGATCACCTGGCTCCTTTTTCAGAATATTGCGGTAGAAGAAAAGAATCGCATTGAAGGATTGGTTCTGAGTGGAAGCAGCGACCTTTCTGTGTATTGCCAGATGTTTCATAAAATTTATAATATCTTCGTCATTCAGCAATTTCAATGGTTTGTTTTTTGTGAACCATTGAAACTGAGATGCCCAGCCCGAATAGGCTCTCAGGGTTTTGGGCGAATAATGTCTGACTTTGATCTCCGATGCCAGGGTTTCAAGGGCGGTTTGCCATTCTGTTTTTCCGGTTTGGGGAACTTTTTTCGTTTCAATCGGGGAGTGCGACGGAAACAGATTATCCGCCTCATGCAATTGATTTCGTGTGTTCGGCCCGCCCCGTCCCCGGCAATGAAGTGCCGGACTATTCCCGTCCGTCCCTCCGGGACTTTGAGAATCCGCTCCCGCCCTGTCGTCCGGTGCGACGGGTGGTTTTATTTTGCGGAACCGTTCTGAAAAATCTATGATAATCTATATTATCTGTCATTTTCTTCCTGCTTCACAGAGGCAGTTTCACTGAAAGAATCAGATTCTTTCAGCCAGAGCTTCCATCTCCACAGGCTTAAATTCCGGTGGAACTCACCGTACACAAATCTATATTTTACGCCGCAAGTGCTTCATTTTTTATGTTTTTTGCGGCATTTACATCTCTGTCTTCCACATGCTTGCAATCAGGATTGGAACACCTGTAAATTCGGTCTGAGAGCTTTATATTTTTTCTGAGATTCCCGCAGACGTTACACTTCTGGCTTGATGGGAAAAACCGGTCAACAAAAATTACCTTGCTTCCATACCAGTCAGCCTTGTATGTAATCTGCCGTCTGAATTCTCCAAAGGACTGATCCGCAATATGACGGGCCAGCTTATGGTTTTTCATCATGCCTTTTACATTCAGGTCTTCCATTGCTATTATGCTGTGATTCAGAACAATATCTGTCGTGATTTTATGAATCGCATCGTTTCTTATATTGCTGATTATAGCCTCAAGCCTTGCCAGTTTCACCCGTGTTTTTTCCCGGTTCTTTGAACCTTTTTTCCGGCGGCATAACTCACGCTGCAGGCGTTTCTTCTTTTTCAACAGTTTCTTCAGGGATTTCGCGCCGCAAGCCTTGGACCCGTCTGATAAAGTTACAAGACTGTTAATACCGAGGTCTATGCCGCAGCTCTTGTTATCCTTTCGAGCGTGTGAAATATCAGCCGTTTCCACTGATACAGCGGCAAACCATTTGTCCGCCTGTCTTGATACGGTAACAGACCTGATTTGTCCCTCAAAGCGAAGGGACTCACCCATTGATATCCAGCCGATTTTGGCCAGTTTTATCTTTTTATCATCAATTAAAACCGCGTCCGCGCCTTTTCGCGGCGGTCCGTTATCCGCCCGGAAACTGTCATTCACATATTTCTTTTTAGGTCTTGGAAATCCATAAGGATTCTTTTCTGAGCCTGTTTTTTGCCCGGTCTTTTTTCTGTGAAAAGCGTTTTTGTATGCCGTACCAAGATTTTTGACTGCCTGTTGCGGAGCACATTTTGTTACTTCTGCCATCCAGGGAAATTTATCAGCCTTAATCGCATTAAGCTGCCGCCGTAAAGCGGCTTCGGATGGTTTGCAGCCCTCCTCATATTGATTTTGCCATTCAGACAAAGCCCAATTATAAGCGACCCTTGCAACGCCGCAGGCTTTGGCAAAGTAAATTTTCTGTTCCGAATCCGGGTTCAGTTTTACCTTATGAACTTTCAACATTCGCAGCCACCCTGTTCAGATCTTCTATCAGCTTTTTATTTTTATGACTTCGGCTGCCATACAAACGGGCTGAGAAAACTGTTATTATTTCAAGAACATCTTTTGCCAACTCTTCCTCAAACTTTGGCTGTTCTCCTTTATGAATTATCACAATTTCTATCCCCTGTAATTCACACAGGGCAAATACCAGCTCTGACCCGAATCGAAGTAATCTGTCTTTATGTGTGATCACAAGGCGGTTCATCTGCTTTTTCAGAATCAGCCCGAGGAGAGTGTTCAGCCCCTTCTTTTTATAATTCGGTAGTCCTATAGAAGTAGTGATAGGCATAAATGCTTAAATAACAAATGGTTATGTATGAATTCGAAATTTAATAATTCGAATATATAAACGTCATTCAGGGCATGAACCCTTGAAAAGCATACAATCATAACCGTTTTTCATTGGAAGGTATTTGTATATCTAAAAGAGCATATACATTTAAATATCTGTAATTAAAGGTCAATATTTCATCACTACTTCTATAGGACTACCTATAATTCATACCGGAACCGAGGTCTTTTATTGTCTGACTACGCCAGCCTTTGGCCGCACAATATGATTCAAGCATTATCTGCTGTCTTTCCAAATCTTCTTTCTGATCACGGCCTGAGACTCTTGCATAACAAATAGTCGGTGTATCTGATGTTTCTAATGCCAGCAAATCTGATACTGCATAATACCTGGTTCCACCCGCTGTCTTTCTAAATGGTAACAGTTCGCCTGTGCTTTCCCACTTCCTTAAAGTTCCGGGAGTTGTTCCAAGCATTTTTGCCGCTATTCCTATTTTTACTAATCTCTTTTTCATAAATACAGATTATAATAGATTATAGCAAATTTTCAAGCTCTGTTTTCACCCCCTTTAATCTTTTTGTCGGACCCTTTTTTTCGGATGAATTTTCAGGCCATGTTTCGAGACGGAAAGTATCTGCTTCCGAAGGTGTGATTTTTGTTTTTTCAGGCGGCTGATTTGTGTTTTTTTCTGCCTGCTCATTGAAAAGAAGGAGGTCAAGCAATTCCATATCATGGGTATGGGACAATATTCTGTTGTGATGCTGTGGTTCGGCATTTTTCGGACATCGTATATTCGGATGATGCCGTAAGACTTCATGATAGAGGCATATCGCATGAAATGCCTGCCTGCAATATGCTTCGGGCTGATTTTTCGTCCGAAGTTTCTTTATGAAATCGTCAAGGCCTGCCCGTTCGTTATCAGGATATGCATATTTTTTGCAGAAATCCAAGTAGTAGCGCAGCCATTTTTTATAAAAGGGCCGATACTGCCAGGGGATGGCGTTGTGGTGCAAAATATTGTCATAGGGTGCTTTCAGTTTGTCGGGTATGTCTTGCATGATATTATCCGGTTTTTCTGGCTAACATTACAGATTGCATATTATCCGACTTTTTTTATGACGATAAATCGAAGTTTTTGTCAAGGAAAATATAATTATATGTTTACATTATGCAGACTATGTGATAATATCCCATAAGTTTGTCTGGAAGCAGCGGAAGGCTGCGAATAAAGTGGCGGAGTTAGCCAGAAAAACCATATAACCACTGGTTAAGCAAAAACGATATTGTGAACTGAACATATATGATTTTTAAACAAAATTCTAAATTTCAGATTATTAGCTGGAGTTCCATCGCTACACAAAAAGATTCAGCCCTCCTTTTAGGTAATGGTGCAAGCATGGCGGTGGATAAAAAATTTAGTTATACATCTCTATTAAATGAGTTCGCATATAAAGGTTTTTTTAATATAGAGGAAATAAGCCTTTTTGATTATTTCGATACAAATGATTTTGAAATGATTTTACGATTTCTTTGGCAATCTAAGCATGTAAATCAAGCATTGGATATATTCAATCCAAAAATTGATTCGACGTATAAAAATGTAAAGAGTGCATTAATTCACGGTGTATCAGAACTTCATTCAGAATATGATGATGTTTTCAACGACCTTGAACCTATCTCACAGTTTATGAGCAAATTTGATACAGTTTTTTCATTAAACTATGATTTAATCGTATATTGGGCAATGATGTATGGAAATAATAATCCAAAACATTCCTTTAAAGATTGTTTCAAACATGGTGTTTTTGATTATGAATGGCAGAAATATAAAAGTCCTATACGTTTCCAAGAATCATGTACTTTAATCTTCTATCCTCATGGTTCATTGGCTTTGGCACGTAGTATTATATTTGGTCAAGAATATAAAATTGCTAATTCAACAACCTATAGCTTATTGGATGGAATTCAAAATGAATGGGAAAAAGACGATATAATTCCATTATTTATCAGTGAAGGTACTGTTGAGCAAAAAGTTCACTCTATTCAAACAACAAGATATTTAAACTGTGTTCTTAATGAGGTTATGCCTTTTCCACGAAGCCACTGGGTTATATATGGTTGGGGGTTTGGAGACCAAGATGCACATATCTTAAAATCAATAAAAAAATCTGGAGCAAAAAGATTATCTATTTCAGTCTATCGTGGAAGTGATGAACAAGAGTTTTGTGGCCGAGTTTATTCTGCAATTCATAGAGAATTTGGACATTTTATTGATATAGAATTTTTTGATTCTTATAGCCCAAAATGTTGGAACAATGCTTAACCAGTCGCTGCACTCGGACTTGCTCGCTTGCGCTCGCAAGCCGGTGAGCTTTTCGTTATGCTTTTAAATATCAATACTTAAATTAAAAGGAATATCCATGCTAAAAATTAATGACTTGAATTTAGGATTTAATGACGCAGAAAATTATCAGCGCAGGGAAAACAAAGAATTATTTAATAGCATTTTTGTAAAAAATAAATTTTTAGATGAATTATTGCAACCAAGTTCATTTTTTTTAATTGGAGAAAAAGGAACGGGCAAAACTGCCTATTCTGTATTTTTATCAAATAACGAATATAAAGATACACTTGCAGAACTTAAATATATACGAGAAACAGATTATCAAAAATTTGTTTCTCTTAAAAAAAATAAGCATTTAGAACTATCGGATTATAGCAATATTTGGATGGTAATTATCTTGTTGCTTCTTGCTAACAGCATTCAAAAAGATGAATTAGATCATAATCCTTTTAGTAAAAATCAAAAAATCAAATCTTTAATGCAAGCAATTGAAGAATATTATTTAAATGCTTTTTCTCCAGAAATTATATCCGTCCTAAATTTAGTAGAAAATTCTAAAATTACAGCAGAGTTAATTACAAAGCATTTAAAATTTGGAGGAGAGGAAGCTACTAATGCTAACTTCCAAGAATCAAAGTTTCAGGTCAATCTTTTATATATTCAAAAACAATTTGAAAGAGCAATTTCAGATATAAAGATAAAAAAGAATCACCTATTATTTATTGATGGTATTGATATTAGACCGGGAACAATTCCATACGCAGATTACCTTGATTGTGTAAAAGGATTGGCTAATGCTATATGGTGCATTAATAATGATTTTTTTGCCAATATAAAAGATTCAAAAGGAAGATTTCGGGCTATATTGCTGGTTCGTCCTGATATTTTTAATTCAATAGGGTTACAAAACCTCACCAATAAAATTCATGACAATTCTGTTTTTTTAGATTGGCGCACAACTTATCCTAATTACAGACATTCAAACCTGTTTGAATTATTAGATAAATTGCTTGGAGCTCAACAAAACCAAGAAAAATTAGACTTCGGTAATGCTTGGGATCATTACTTTCCTTGGAAATCAGCATCTACTAATCGAAATCGTGAACATGATCCTTCTTTTTATAAATTTTTAAGATTATCATATTCACGCCCGAGAGATATTGTAACAATGATTCAAATATTAAGAGAAGAATATTTTGAAAAAAAATATTTTTCGGAAAAATATTTTCCCCAAAAATTATTTGATAGTTATGAATTTCAAAATAAATTTTCAGAATATCTTATGGGAGGAATAAAAGATCAGTTATCATTCTACTATAATACAGATGATTACAGTATGTTCCTTAAATTTTTTAACTTCTTAAATGGGAAACAAAAATTTGATTATAGTCAATATGTCGAAGCTTACAATAAATTTACAGATTATGTATTAGAACATCACACAGATATTCCAGAATTCATAGAAACATCAGACAGTTTTCTCCAGTTTTTATACGATACAAACATTATTTGCTACATTGAAGAGCTTGAGTACGAATTATTTTTCAGATGGTGCTACAGAGAAAGAAGTCCTTCAAATATTTCACCCAAAATAAGACCAGAATCCAAATACAGAATTCATTATGGTTTACATAAAGCTCTTAATGTTGGTAACCAAGGAAGAAAAAAAGCATAACCCGGCGCTATCTTTAGGGAATTGTCAACCCTATATATTGGCAATTCCCTATAAGAAAAATCGCAAAAAACGGATTAAGACGCAATTATTCTGCGATAAAAACATAATGTTCGGAAAAACAACTTTTCAAAGAGCGAAACGGGAATTTTTCGGAACTGACAATGCTATCTTTTCGGCTCTCAACGCGGATCAATCCTACTTTTACGGCCATGTTCCGAAAGATGCCGCACCGAGTGACATGATACGGTGAAGCGGGTCATCCGGCAGGTGCCGGTGACAAGCGCCGGGCGGTCATCTCAATGCGGCAAAATCAGAATTTCAGATCAGGCGGCTTTCTGAAACTGGCTTTCACAGGTGAACATGCGCTTTTTATCGAATCCGGCGCCGTTTTTATAAACCCCGTAAAGCATTTTCAGAAAGTGCCTTGCGATCACCGTCATTGCTTTGGTGCCGGGCATTTTATCAACTTCCGTCTTCTTTTTGTAATAATCGCCGTAAACACCGTTCTTTTTTACAAGTGGCAATACGGTCAATTTGAGAACTTTCCGCAGCAGAGGTCTCCCTTTTTTGCTGATGCGCGTTTTTCCGCGATACGTGCCGCTTTGCCGTTCGCAAAGATTCAGACCGGCGAAACGCATCACTTTCCGGTAATTCGCAAAGTCGCTCAGAGGGCCTGTTTCCGCAATAATTCTTGCCAAATGAAAGGTCGATACAATGCCTTTTCGCGCTGACGGAAGCTTCCGGTCAGGAACACAGGCTTCCCGATATAATGCTTCCATCGCTTCTCTCGCTTCGGCTTTTCGTCCGAGATTGCGAAAAAGATCTTCCCACCGGTGGGAAAGACCGATGCCCAGAACTTCCAACTGACGTTCATGCAACCCCTTTTTGACGGATTCACATGCCTGATCATAAATTTTTTCCTCCTGTAAATAATCCTGTGAGGACAATTTTTCTTTTCAGCACAGACAGTTATTTGCAGCTTCCGAGCGATCGGTGATTTTCCACAAAGCGTCCCACCGACCGTTCAGTTCGGCAATTTTCAGGGTTGCCAGAGCCCTGCTTCCGACTTTTCCCCAGCTCATGCCTTTCTTTTTCTGCCGGAATCCGACGACCTGATCGCAGGCTTTTTCAACTCTGCCGCTCCCTATTGTCTTTCCGACCGATTTTCTCAGTTCGTAATCAATGATCTCATGCCTGTGCTTTTCAATATATGTGATGAGGTCGGCCAGTCTCTTTTCATTTTTCGGTATGATTTCTGATTTCATATAGTTAAGAGCTTCTGCCGTATTCCCCCGCCACAGATGGTGAATCAGAAATCCCATATGGGCAGATTTCTCGTCCCTGTTCCGGGAAATCATGCTCATATGCTCCCTTACCTTTTTACAAAGGTGATACCAATCCAAAATAAGTGTTACCGGAAAACCAAATATTTCTCTTAACCTCAGACGAATATTTTTTGCCCCGTCAGTTATCGCCACGATATTCAGAGGGTTCCGCCTTCCGCCGTATTCCCTGAGAAGCCGGCTTCTGACCACATCTTTCAGAGGTACGCATTCATCACCCTTTTCATCGGTCAGAGCTGTCATATAATCGAATCCCCCTTCCGATTTTTCCAAAATTATCACATCGGTATTTATGCGCTCTTTCCGCCTTTTTTCCCCGGTGGAATTTTCCGATGGCCTGTCTGCCGCTTTTTTCCGGGTGGTTTTCTGTTTTTTTACCTGAATGCCGTCATCGGAAATAAGAGTTTCCTCTGTTTTCCTGTCATAAACGGCGACTTCGGCGTTTATGACAGGGAAGACCGACGGTTTTCTGTCTGACAACAGGTCGGCAACCTCCTTT
This window encodes:
- a CDS encoding (Fe-S)-binding protein — translated: MRNHYPDKPKRVYFFGTCLIDMSYPEAGMAGIRLIRREGVGVIFPQAQSCCGQPAYNSGFPEEARAVARKQLRTFPADYPIVVPSGSCAGMMKVHYPHLFEGDPEYDAACRFSDRVFELTEFLVHVLKVRLEDRGEPVTVTWHSSCHALREMGVTEDSKRLIRQLKNVTLKELERENECCGFGGTFSVKQPEISAAMVADKVADVRGTGASRLIGGDCGCLMNITGAMGKKSVPVTGQHIAEFIWERTNG
- a CDS encoding LutB/LldF family L-lactate oxidation iron-sulfur protein; this translates as MDNHTGFDFRGNIRDALGNSQLRKNLKFAMTALAEKRRAIFTDKARFEEMRTTVNAIRKRSLSKLPELLDRLEKKCTENGIIVHWAETTAEANDTVLSIVKQHGATAVVKGKSMVSEEMHLNRFLLGNQVEPIETDLGEFIIQLADETPSHIIVPAIHKNRGEVGKLFSEKIPGTPYTDVPEELTEIARAELRRKYYETPVGISGVNMAVAETGTLCLVENEGNGRMCTTAPDVHIAIMGLEKVVENLTDVPPILRLLTGSATGQLITTYFNMITSPRKAGEKDGPKEVHLVILDNGRSDILADPELRQTLLCIRCGTCLNHCPVYVRIGGHAYHYTYPGPIGEILTPQMEGLETAGTLTTASSLCNACSEVCPAMIPIPDLIRRLRNESYDTGGSVKGHGYKANPLEKVIWKGWELVNRHPGLNALSTKMAGVFGPVLPKAGPLKAWTRVRNRPTFAKKSLHELVKEEGVSDE
- a CDS encoding LutC/YkgG family protein, translating into MNNNARERIFARLRTAVAKGDFNIPDAPPLTWPSANAAERVASLKQKLEAMKAEVYVTPSGEWVEKLRAVLKGRNLNRMLFAPDTAVGQALKSGWGDANGGLPELFTFDGTVEAYREELFFKVDAAVTTAKAGIADTGALVLWPDEKEPRLSSLVPPVHIAVLSAADIYSTFTEAVEQGKWADGMPTNALLISGPSKTADIELVLVFGVHGPSDLIVMITE
- a CDS encoding integron integrase is translated as MHEADNLFPSHSPIETKKVPQTGKTEWQTALETLASEIKVRHYSPKTLRAYSGWASQFQWFTKNKPLKLLNDEDIINFMKHLAIHRKVAASTQNQSFNAILFFYRNILKKEPGDLTNTVRAKRKPYVPVVLTRKEIDRIIPNLKYPCDLVVKLLYGCGLRLFEGLNLRVGNFNFDEGILTVRDGKGKKDRFVPLPNTIIPELKKHLEFVINIHEADLKFGYAGTFLFDALEKKYKNSAKEIVWQWFFPAKKLTQIPETGELRRYHIHETQVQKAIRAAVRKARITKRVTTHTFRHSFATHLLQANYDIRTIQELLGHSDVRTTMIYTHAIKSRTIRETRSPLDFS
- a CDS encoding RNA-guided endonuclease InsQ/TnpB family protein, translated to MLKVHKVKLNPDSEQKIYFAKACGVARVAYNWALSEWQNQYEEGCKPSEAALRRQLNAIKADKFPWMAEVTKCAPQQAVKNLGTAYKNAFHRKKTGQKTGSEKNPYGFPRPKKKYVNDSFRADNGPPRKGADAVLIDDKKIKLAKIGWISMGESLRFEGQIRSVTVSRQADKWFAAVSVETADISHARKDNKSCGIDLGINSLVTLSDGSKACGAKSLKKLLKKKKRLQRELCRRKKGSKNREKTRVKLARLEAIISNIRNDAIHKITTDIVLNHSIIAMEDLNVKGMMKNHKLARHIADQSFGEFRRQITYKADWYGSKVIFVDRFFPSSQKCNVCGNLRKNIKLSDRIYRCSNPDCKHVEDRDVNAAKNIKNEALAA
- a CDS encoding MerR family DNA-binding transcriptional regulator, with amino-acid sequence MKKRLVKIGIAAKMLGTTPGTLRKWESTGELLPFRKTAGGTRYYAVSDLLALETSDTPTICYARVSGRDQKEDLERQQIMLESYCAAKGWRSQTIKDLGSGMNYR
- a CDS encoding DUF4917 family protein, producing the protein MIFKQNSKFQIISWSSIATQKDSALLLGNGASMAVDKKFSYTSLLNEFAYKGFFNIEEISLFDYFDTNDFEMILRFLWQSKHVNQALDIFNPKIDSTYKNVKSALIHGVSELHSEYDDVFNDLEPISQFMSKFDTVFSLNYDLIVYWAMMYGNNNPKHSFKDCFKHGVFDYEWQKYKSPIRFQESCTLIFYPHGSLALARSIIFGQEYKIANSTTYSLLDGIQNEWEKDDIIPLFISEGTVEQKVHSIQTTRYLNCVLNEVMPFPRSHWVIYGWGFGDQDAHILKSIKKSGAKRLSISVYRGSDEQEFCGRVYSAIHREFGHFIDIEFFDSYSPKCWNNA
- a CDS encoding P-loop ATPase, Sll1717 family is translated as MLKINDLNLGFNDAENYQRRENKELFNSIFVKNKFLDELLQPSSFFLIGEKGTGKTAYSVFLSNNEYKDTLAELKYIRETDYQKFVSLKKNKHLELSDYSNIWMVIILLLLANSIQKDELDHNPFSKNQKIKSLMQAIEEYYLNAFSPEIISVLNLVENSKITAELITKHLKFGGEEATNANFQESKFQVNLLYIQKQFERAISDIKIKKNHLLFIDGIDIRPGTIPYADYLDCVKGLANAIWCINNDFFANIKDSKGRFRAILLVRPDIFNSIGLQNLTNKIHDNSVFLDWRTTYPNYRHSNLFELLDKLLGAQQNQEKLDFGNAWDHYFPWKSASTNRNREHDPSFYKFLRLSYSRPRDIVTMIQILREEYFEKKYFSEKYFPQKLFDSYEFQNKFSEYLMGGIKDQLSFYYNTDDYSMFLKFFNFLNGKQKFDYSQYVEAYNKFTDYVLEHHTDIPEFIETSDSFLQFLYDTNIICYIEELEYELFFRWCYRERSPSNISPKIRPESKYRIHYGLHKALNVGNQGRKKA
- a CDS encoding transposase, coding for MSSQDYLQEEKIYDQACESVKKGLHERQLEVLGIGLSHRWEDLFRNLGRKAEAREAMEALYREACVPDRKLPSARKGIVSTFHLARIIAETGPLSDFANYRKVMRFAGLNLCERQSGTYRGKTRISKKGRPLLRKVLKLTVLPLVKKNGVYGDYYKKKTEVDKMPGTKAMTVIARHFLKMLYGVYKNGAGFDKKRMFTCESQFQKAA
- a CDS encoding UPF0236 family transposase-like protein, which gives rise to MTIRSLHGKFVFGVCRFCGIENGKEIYPTWFGLTSQFPDGYVSSRLREFSAFYSNRLSYAGVAELLRRVCGDSVLSGAGIREIVAGKASEINRAIGKEVADLLSDRKPSVFPVINAEVAVYDRKTEETLISDDGIQVKKQKTTRKKAADRPSENSTGEKRRKERINTDVIILEKSEGGFDYMTALTDEKGDECVPLKDVVRSRLLREYGGRRNPLNIVAITDGAKNIRLRLREIFGFPVTLILDWYHLCKKVREHMSMISRNRDEKSAHMGFLIHHLWRGNTAEALNYMKSEIIPKNEKRLADLITYIEKHRHEIIDYELRKSVGKTIGSGRVEKACDQVVGFRQKKKGMSWGKVGSRALATLKIAELNGRWDALWKITDRSEAANNCLC